A stretch of DNA from Nonlabens ponticola:
CGCAGGTATCAACTATAAATCAACAGATGATATGACGGCTGCGATTAAGGATTCTACTCCAGACGGTATTGATGTGTATTATGATAATGTAGGTGGCGAGATTCTAGACGCCGCCATGAATAAAATCAATCGCCATGGGCGTGTGATCAATTGTGGTGCGATAGCACTGTATAATGAAACAGGACAACCTACGGGACCGCGACTTGAAGTCACTCTGGTAAAAAAGAGTGTGAAAATGCAGGGATTTATCGTGAGTAACTATCAAGATCGATTTCAAGAAGGTATCAAGCAGCTGGCTCAATGGTTACAAGAAGGTAAACTCAAACATGAGGAAACTATTGTAGATGGTTTTGACGAGATACCACAAGCATTCATCGATTTGTTTGATGGCAAGAATAAAGGGAAAATGGTCGTAAAGGTTGGAGATTGAACATGAACCTGATTCTGAACACGGCTCAACTGGATAAAACTTGAATAGATTGATTCTAGTATTTAATGTTTATCGTTTCCCATCACAATCAATAAGACGTGCTAGCTATTTTATGAGGTCAAGAGACTGTCAACTTATAATTGTTAACTGATAACTGAAAACCGATTGCGTATCTTCACTTTATGAATCTGCAAGACGAACTCAATAAAACTCAAGGTTTTCAAAATCTAGCACTACTGGCCAATCAAGTAGTTGAAGGTTTTATCAGCGGTTTGCACAAATCGCCTTTTCACGGTTTCAGCGCAGAGTTTGCAGAGCACAAGATCTACAATCAAGGTGAGAGCACACGTCATATAGACTGGAAGCTTTATGCTAAGACTGATAAATATTATACTAAGAAGTTTGACGAGGAAACCAATTTGCGATGTCATCTTATAATAGATAATAGTGCAAGTATGCATTATCCCAAAGTGGATAAACAGCAGCTGGGTAGCCTTAATAAGATAGGGTACGCCTCACTTGCAGCCGCCTGTGTCATGAATATCCTAAAAAAGCAGCGCGACGCAGTAGGATTAAGTGTTTATAGCAGTGAATACGAATACTACGCCCCAGAAAAAGGAGGCGAGCGTCATCACCAGATGCTGCTGGATCAGCTATCGCAGATAAGTGTCAATGAAAGCAGTTCATCAACCGACACTTATAAATACCTGCACGAGATTGCTGAAAATCTCAAACGGCGATCACTCGTATTTCTATTCACCGATATGTTTCAGGCAGACAAACACGAGGATGAATTGTTTGAGGCCTTGAGGCATCTTAAATACAACAAGCATGATGTAGTTTTATTTCATGTTCATGACAGCAATACCGAAGTAAATTTTGACTTTGATAATCGCCCCACTAAGTTTGTTGATGTAGAATCAGGTGAGCATATCAACTTGTATGCGGATAATGTAAAGGATGCCTATCGAGAAGCCGTCAAAACATATTTTGATAGACTGAGGTTACGTTCTGGACAGTATAGAATAAAATACATGCCGGTCAATATTCAGCAAGATTTTAATGTGGTACTGACGACGTTTTTATTAGAGCGACAACTCTTTAAATAGAAAAACCGATCTATCAAGATCGGTTTCAATTTTTTGCAATAACTTAAATCTAGTTATCGTCAGTTTTAATTTTCTCAACGTTGCCAGCTTCATCATACTTAATTTTAGTTTCAGAGCCGTCAGCATTCTCGATTTTCACCTTGTCTTCTTTGATCTTGACTTCATCGCCGTTATCGATCATTTCTTGAACTTTTTCATCTTGAGTCTGTTCTTCATCGCGACATGATATAAGTGCTGAACTTAGTGCTAGGCATAAAAGGGTAAGCTGGAAATACTTTTTCATTATAAATTATTTAGACATCAAATGTATGTTATTGAATTAAGAGAAAGTTTTAATTATCTCTTAATGAAATTCTTACAAAATAAAAAACCTGTCCTTGGGGCCGGACAGGTTTTTTGTAACCATATAAATATGAAAAGAGTAAAGGTTACTTACAAGCTTAAAAGTGTTAGGGACTTTTTAAGCTATTGTGAAAATAGCAGCTATTTTAAAGATTTCCAAAAAACCACGTTTAAAATTTATCTTTTGATAAGTTTTAAAGTGCTATTTGAGTCGCTTTTCTCAATATCAACTATGTAAACGCCTGATGACAAAGAGCTTATGTCATAAGTACTTTGATTACCAGTAATCGATAAAACTTGTTGACCGGTTACATTATATATAATCAACCTATCGATATCCTGATTAAAAGATATACTACCGCTAGAAGGATTAGGGTACATCGTTATACTATCAATTGATACTACACTGTCATCAACGGATGCCGTGGTGTCCAGTGGCTGCGTGCTATATACGCGATATCCGCCTGCTTCTAAAGTTATAGGAGCATTAGTGTCAGAAACATTGATGGTCTCATTATTAAAGTAATCATACCATATTCCAGTCTGTGTAAAATTAGGCGCTACACTTTGTGGGACCACATTAAAGTTAGCAATTGTGACCACGTCAAACTCAGGACCATCAAGCGTCACACGCTTGGTCAAATCGCCTAAATCCAGGTTGTTATTTCTAGTGTTAAACGTTTCAGGATATTTCACTTTCAGGCTTATCATTTCACTAGTAACGTTATAAAGAGCATTGCGATCTTCATTATCAAGATATCCTTCTTCAAACGGTATAGGCTTTCTGCCTGTACGACCATTCTGATCTATGTCTATCTCATATCCTATCTCACCAAATTGCCACAGCATTTTAGGTCCAGGTATACTATAAAGTATTGCAGCGATAGCCTCTTGCCTTTCTATGGCTGTATCAAGCTCTGACGCGTCATGATTGTTGCGTGTATC
This window harbors:
- a CDS encoding DUF58 domain-containing protein; translation: MNLQDELNKTQGFQNLALLANQVVEGFISGLHKSPFHGFSAEFAEHKIYNQGESTRHIDWKLYAKTDKYYTKKFDEETNLRCHLIIDNSASMHYPKVDKQQLGSLNKIGYASLAAACVMNILKKQRDAVGLSVYSSEYEYYAPEKGGERHHQMLLDQLSQISVNESSSSTDTYKYLHEIAENLKRRSLVFLFTDMFQADKHEDELFEALRHLKYNKHDVVLFHVHDSNTEVNFDFDNRPTKFVDVESGEHINLYADNVKDAYREAVKTYFDRLRLRSGQYRIKYMPVNIQQDFNVVLTTFLLERQLFK